In Mycobacterium sp. 050128, one genomic interval encodes:
- a CDS encoding pirin family protein, which produces MPANSDIRRAADRAVTTTPWLKSRHSFSFGDHYEPDNTHHGLLVVNNDDVVAPQSGFDTHPHRDMEIVTWVLEGELTHQDSAGNHGVIYPGLAQRMSAGSGILHSEKNDSLTQPVHFVQMWIVPDESGIPPGYQQHEIGHIGAELVTIASGIPGRDAAISLHNRAAALHGARLQPGDTVITPGAPYLHVFVPRGRLTLDGTDELSEGDAARITDGGGSRLTASEPTELLIWEMHAKLGA; this is translated from the coding sequence ATGCCTGCCAACTCCGATATTCGGCGCGCGGCTGACCGGGCTGTCACCACGACGCCGTGGCTGAAATCCAGACATTCGTTTTCGTTCGGCGATCACTACGAGCCGGATAACACCCACCACGGGCTGCTGGTGGTGAACAACGACGACGTGGTAGCGCCGCAAAGCGGATTCGACACCCACCCGCATCGCGACATGGAGATCGTGACATGGGTGCTGGAAGGCGAGTTGACACACCAGGATTCGGCCGGTAACCATGGCGTGATCTATCCAGGGCTGGCGCAGCGCATGTCGGCGGGCAGCGGGATCCTGCATTCGGAGAAAAACGATTCGTTAACGCAGCCAGTGCATTTCGTTCAGATGTGGATCGTCCCCGACGAATCGGGAATCCCCCCGGGCTATCAGCAGCATGAGATCGGCCACATCGGAGCCGAACTTGTGACCATCGCCTCGGGCATCCCGGGGCGCGACGCAGCGATTTCGCTGCATAACCGTGCTGCGGCCCTGCACGGGGCGCGGCTGCAACCCGGCGACACCGTCATTACTCCCGGCGCGCCCTACCTGCACGTCTTCGTGCCACGCGGGCGGCTGACCCTGGACGGGACCGATGAACTCTCCGAAGGCGATGCGGCCCGCATCACAGACGGCGGTGGCTCGCGGCTGACGGCGAGCGAGCCAACGGAGCTGCTGATCTGGGAGATGCACGCAAAACTGGGCGCCTAG
- a CDS encoding phosphodiester glycosidase family protein, translated as MHIRAERAAVLTRRTRLRRLAASLTTMLACTLLTDTVAPPVAHAADARELLASAIGATKGSYLVYNFGPGHPTPLMDAGGRWYEMNNGGHLMIIKNAAERLAPHLLVDTHRGDQARCENNPGARTGEGLWQASELYAPLQAWQRMGQPTIAINANFFDVRGQKAGSWRQTGCSSPLGAFVDNTNGQGRANQAVTGTAAYPGKQGLSGGGESWSSLTTMILPSGGAPYVVWPRSKNDYDAATPVVADLLNKNEKFVAVSGIGLLAPGQTQQLHDGGPSAARTALAYVKQRDEMYIFEGGSYTPDNMQDLFRGLGSDTAILLDGGGSSAIVLRRDTGGMWAGAGSPRGSCDTRQVLCDSHERALPSWLAFN; from the coding sequence ATCCACATAAGGGCCGAAAGGGCTGCCGTGCTGACACGACGCACCAGGTTGCGCCGACTGGCGGCAAGCCTCACGACCATGCTCGCCTGCACCCTGTTGACCGACACCGTCGCACCGCCCGTCGCGCACGCCGCTGATGCCCGCGAGCTGCTCGCCAGCGCGATCGGTGCCACCAAGGGCTCGTATCTGGTCTACAACTTCGGTCCCGGCCACCCCACCCCCCTGATGGACGCCGGCGGCCGCTGGTACGAGATGAACAACGGCGGCCACCTGATGATCATCAAGAACGCAGCGGAACGCCTGGCGCCGCACCTGTTGGTCGACACCCACCGGGGTGACCAGGCGCGCTGCGAGAACAACCCCGGGGCCCGCACCGGCGAAGGCCTGTGGCAGGCCTCGGAGCTCTACGCGCCGCTGCAGGCGTGGCAACGGATGGGGCAGCCGACCATCGCGATCAACGCCAACTTCTTCGACGTGCGCGGGCAGAAGGCGGGTTCGTGGCGTCAGACCGGCTGCAGCTCACCGCTCGGTGCGTTCGTGGACAACACGAACGGGCAGGGCCGCGCCAACCAGGCTGTCACCGGCACCGCGGCCTACCCCGGCAAGCAAGGACTTTCCGGCGGTGGCGAGAGCTGGTCCTCGCTGACGACGATGATCCTGCCGTCGGGTGGGGCGCCCTACGTGGTGTGGCCGCGCAGCAAGAACGACTACGACGCCGCCACCCCGGTGGTGGCCGACCTGCTGAACAAGAACGAGAAGTTCGTCGCGGTGTCCGGGATCGGGCTGCTGGCGCCGGGCCAGACCCAACAGCTGCACGACGGCGGTCCCAGCGCGGCGCGCACCGCCCTGGCCTATGTGAAGCAGCGCGACGAGATGTACATCTTCGAGGGCGGCAGCTACACGCCGGACAACATGCAAGACCTGTTCCGCGGACTGGGCAGTGATACCGCGATCCTGCTGGACGGCGGCGGCTCCTCGGCGATCGTGCTGCGCCGCGACACCGGCGGCATGTGGGCCGGCGCGGGTTCGCCGCGTGGGTCGTGCGACACCCGTCAGGTGCTGTGCGACTCCCACGAGCGCGCCCTGCCCAGCTGGCTGGCCTTCAACTAA
- a CDS encoding YoaK family protein, which translates to MAATSPVTERFTVAALLLLTFATGLADSISILVLGHVFVANMTGNVVFLGFWLAPRTSIDLTAVSVALPTFVTTTILSGRLQRYFNERARQWITTVLATEIALLLTLSILAGAGVLHYHDNTKLIMIGFLTVTFGLQHSSARQFGIQELSTTVLTSTIVSLGLDSRLSGGTGERQQLRISVIVTMCAGAFLGATLSRFVIAPVFALTAAVVAASLLIFRYGAVEAKTVAAEDP; encoded by the coding sequence GTGGCCGCCACGTCGCCGGTAACCGAGCGGTTCACCGTTGCGGCGTTGTTGTTGCTGACGTTTGCGACCGGGCTGGCCGACTCGATCAGTATCTTGGTCCTCGGCCACGTGTTCGTCGCGAACATGACCGGTAACGTGGTCTTCCTCGGCTTCTGGCTTGCCCCGCGTACCAGCATCGACCTGACCGCGGTCTCGGTGGCGCTGCCCACCTTCGTCACCACCACGATCCTCAGCGGCCGGCTGCAACGGTATTTCAATGAGCGGGCCCGGCAGTGGATCACGACCGTGCTGGCCACGGAAATCGCGCTGCTGCTTACCTTGTCGATCCTGGCCGGCGCGGGCGTGCTGCACTATCACGACAACACGAAGCTGATCATGATCGGTTTCCTCACGGTGACGTTCGGTCTGCAGCATTCGAGTGCCCGCCAGTTCGGCATCCAGGAACTGTCGACGACCGTCTTGACGTCGACGATCGTCAGCCTCGGTTTGGACAGCCGGCTGTCCGGTGGCACCGGCGAGCGCCAACAGCTGCGGATCAGCGTCATTGTCACGATGTGCGCCGGTGCATTTCTCGGCGCCACGCTGTCGCGGTTCGTCATCGCGCCGGTGTTCGCGCTGACGGCGGCCGTGGTGGCGGCGAGCCTGCTGATCTTCCGGTACGGCGCCGTCGAGGCGAAAACCGTTGCTGCCGAGGATCCTTAG
- a CDS encoding YhgE/Pip domain-containing protein: MSKAPPRHAVPNPKRNAKALGTVGFWALPIGATLALMSALCALYLGGILNPTTNLRHFPIAVVNEDAGTAGPKIVDGLVSALDKNKFDIRVVSHDEAKRLLDRAQAYGELVIPPTFSSSLREYGESAVMPTKADRPSVTIFTNPRAGTLGAGIAGQTLNQAMAVANTKVGQYLSSQVAQQTDGATLTGAAQAGLASPIDIKSAVYNPLPNGTGNGLSAFYYALLLLLAGFTGSIVVSTLVDSLLGYVPAEWGPVYRFAEQANISRFRTLLVKWGIMLVLALLTSGVYLAIAHGLGMPIALGWQLWAYGVFAITAVGVTSSSLIAVLGSMGLLFSMLVFVILGLPSAGATVPLEAVPPFFRWLAEFEPMHQVFLGVRSLLYLNGDGEAGLTQALLMTSIGLVIGLLVGGITTRIYDRSGFHRIPGAVGVAIAEVHQSQHKARAAGKHDSSGMTTDTEPSDPDPSRPDAESVSEQT, from the coding sequence ATGTCGAAAGCCCCACCGCGACACGCGGTGCCGAATCCGAAGCGGAACGCAAAAGCCCTGGGAACCGTGGGGTTCTGGGCGTTGCCGATCGGCGCCACACTGGCCCTCATGTCGGCGCTGTGTGCGCTGTATCTCGGCGGCATCTTGAATCCCACCACCAACCTTCGCCACTTCCCGATCGCCGTGGTGAACGAGGACGCCGGAACCGCAGGCCCGAAAATCGTCGACGGCCTGGTCTCCGCGCTGGATAAGAACAAATTCGACATCCGCGTGGTGTCCCACGACGAGGCCAAACGGCTGCTGGACCGGGCGCAGGCGTACGGCGAATTGGTAATTCCGCCAACGTTTTCGTCGAGTTTGCGCGAGTACGGCGAGAGCGCTGTGATGCCCACCAAGGCCGATCGGCCGTCGGTCACGATCTTCACCAACCCGCGCGCCGGCACGCTGGGCGCCGGCATCGCCGGACAGACCCTGAACCAGGCTATGGCTGTTGCCAATACCAAGGTGGGACAATACCTTTCGTCGCAAGTCGCGCAGCAGACCGACGGCGCGACGCTGACCGGTGCGGCGCAGGCGGGACTGGCCAGCCCGATCGACATCAAGTCGGCCGTGTACAACCCGCTACCCAACGGCACCGGCAACGGACTGTCGGCGTTCTATTACGCATTGCTGTTGTTGCTGGCCGGGTTTACCGGCAGCATCGTCGTGTCCACCTTGGTGGACTCATTGCTCGGGTATGTGCCCGCCGAATGGGGCCCGGTGTATCGATTCGCCGAGCAGGCCAACATCTCTCGCTTCCGCACCTTGTTGGTGAAGTGGGGAATCATGCTGGTGCTGGCGTTGCTGACGTCGGGCGTCTACCTGGCCATTGCGCACGGACTCGGCATGCCCATTGCGCTCGGCTGGCAGTTGTGGGCCTACGGCGTCTTCGCGATCACCGCGGTGGGCGTGACGTCCAGTTCGCTGATCGCGGTGCTGGGTTCGATGGGTCTGCTGTTCAGCATGCTGGTTTTCGTGATCCTCGGGTTGCCGTCGGCGGGCGCCACCGTCCCGCTGGAGGCGGTGCCGCCGTTCTTCCGCTGGCTGGCCGAGTTTGAGCCGATGCATCAGGTGTTCCTGGGCGTGCGGTCGCTGTTGTATCTCAACGGCGACGGGGAGGCCGGCCTCACGCAGGCGTTGTTGATGACGTCGATCGGGCTGGTGATCGGCCTGCTGGTGGGCGGCATAACCACGCGCATCTACGATCGCAGCGGCTTCCACCGGATTCCCGGTGCGGTCGGGGTGGCCATCGCCGAGGTGCATCAGTCGCAACACAAGGCGCGTGCGGCCGGTAAGCACGACAGTTCCGGCATGACCACCGACACCGAACCGAGCGACCCGGACCCCAGCCGGCCCGATGCCGAAAGCGTAAGCGAGCAAACGTAA
- a CDS encoding MarR family transcriptional regulator, whose protein sequence is MGTSTAKSPPTARVMDVLAALADSPDGRTSAELAKTCGISTSTCALVLAELERRSWVTRRGDRRFRLGSGLFGLVHGLRTQFPLLDRGRDALTFLHHTLDAGCSMSKIGGRHLTTVDAVGHGTDGAHAVGQRFPIDPPFGLVAMAWRDDDFVAAWLHRVTPRLTRDEIAQHQRVLADIRSRGYGAWRFDDTHQSLHHRLAGLLASLEPTAQVTRQLTTLMTMVTLRSVTDTLETQLTSTEFVVLPIFGQNGQPEYQIEIHLGGSAGLTLPALDAALQHAQRLLGAGM, encoded by the coding sequence ATGGGTACGTCAACCGCGAAGTCGCCGCCCACCGCGCGGGTGATGGACGTGCTTGCCGCGCTCGCGGATTCGCCGGACGGGCGAACCTCGGCCGAGCTGGCGAAGACCTGTGGGATCAGCACCTCGACCTGCGCGCTGGTGCTGGCCGAGCTGGAACGTCGGTCCTGGGTCACCCGGCGCGGGGACCGCCGCTTTCGCCTGGGCAGCGGATTGTTCGGGCTGGTGCACGGGCTGCGGACGCAGTTCCCCCTGTTGGACCGTGGCCGCGATGCGCTGACCTTCCTGCACCACACCCTCGACGCGGGCTGCTCGATGTCGAAGATCGGCGGCCGGCACCTGACCACGGTCGACGCGGTGGGGCATGGCACCGACGGCGCGCATGCCGTCGGCCAGCGCTTCCCGATCGATCCCCCGTTCGGCCTGGTCGCGATGGCCTGGCGCGACGACGATTTCGTGGCTGCCTGGCTGCACCGGGTCACGCCGCGGCTGACCCGCGACGAAATCGCGCAGCATCAACGGGTACTCGCCGACATCCGGTCCCGCGGCTACGGCGCCTGGCGGTTCGACGACACCCACCAATCGCTGCACCATCGCCTGGCCGGGCTGCTCGCGTCGCTGGAACCGACCGCACAGGTCACCCGGCAACTCACCACGCTGATGACCATGGTGACGCTGCGATCCGTAACCGACACACTCGAAACACAGCTGACTTCAACGGAATTCGTCGTTCTGCCGATCTTCGGCCAGAACGGGCAGCCGGAGTACCAAATCGAGATCCATCTGGGCGGCTCGGCGGGCTTGACGCTGCCCGCACTCGACGCCGCGCTGCAGCATGCGCAGCGACTGCTCGGCGCGGGGATGTGA